In Vicinamibacteria bacterium, the genomic stretch AACGCGATGAAGATGTCACCCGATCCGTTCGAGGCGATGCTTCCGTTCCGCCCGAGTCCGAGGCTCGCCCGCTTGGCGATGCGTTTGAGCTGGTGAGGTAGCACCGGCGCGTCAGTCGCGATCACGACGATGATCGAGCCGTCCTCGTTCTCATACGATCCAGCGTTTGCTTCGGGCATGAGTTCCGTGATCTCGCGCCCAACGGGAACCCCGGCAATGCGGAGCTGCGAGCGAATCCCGTAGTTCGCCTGAACGAGAACGCCGACAGTGAAGGGACCGTGCGCCGAGTCCACGATGCGCGATGCGGTCCCGATACCGCCCTTGAACTCGTAGGCTCGCATACCGGTTCCGCCCCCGACGTTCCCTTCGCCGACCGGACCCGATCGCGCGCCTTCGATCGCGGCGAAGACGTGCTCGCGCTTCACGTGAAACCCGTTGATATCGTTGAGGCCTCCGTCCCAGGTCTCGGCGACCACGGGAAGACTCCAGGTCACTCCCTCGATGTGAGCGACCGACCACTCGATGACGGCCTGATGGACCGTCCCGACGCTGTGGGTATTGGTGATCGCGACCGGGCCTTCCAGAATGCCCGACTCCTCGATCCACGTGGTGCCGGTCATCTCCCCGTCGGCGTTGAGCGTGAACCAGCCCGCGAAGACCTGATTCTTCCCGCGACGTCCGTCGGGGAGAACCACGGTGACCCCAGTGCGAACGTCTTCGCCGGCGACGAGCGTCGTGTGCCCCACCTCGACGCCCGCGACGTCGGTGATGGCGTTGAGCTCGCCCGGGGAGCCTTCGAACGGCACTCCGAGATCGCGAGCACGGGTTTGACC encodes the following:
- a CDS encoding P1 family peptidase, which encodes MRTLTVSLIVMASLDSSALGQTRARDLGVPFEGSPGELNAITDVAGVEVGHTTLVAGEDVRTGVTVVLPDGRRGKNQVFAGWFTLNADGEMTGTTWIEESGILEGPVAITNTHSVGTVHQAVIEWSVAHIEGVTWSLPVVAETWDGGLNDINGFHVKREHVFAAIEGARSGPVGEGNVGGGTGMRAYEFKGGIGTASRIVDSAHGPFTVGVLVQANYGIRSQLRIAGVPVGREITELMPEANAGSYENEDGSIIVVIATDAPVLPHQLKRIAKRASLGLGRNGSIASNGSGDIFIAFSTAHKDVGTEQGGLYDVKMLGNSELSPLFGATVEATEEAIVNAMVAAETMTGVGGNKVYAIPHERLREVLRKYNRLIE